A region of the Arthrobacter sp. Soc17.1.1.1 genome:
CCGCGGACCTCGGACGACTTTCTCCCAGAACCGGTCGGCCTCTCCCCTGCGCTGCCTCATCCTCTGCTACTTCCGCCGGTAGGTCATCGGACCCGGACTGGCCGGCCCGTGATTGGCCGGCGGCCCTCCATCCGTACCACCCACATGATGACGAGTGCGGCCGTTGCAGCGACCATGGGCGGTCCCCACCAGGACGAGTCGGACAGGGCGACCACGACGAACCAGCAGGCGAACCAGAGCGCGACGGCCAGCGCGCCGGCGACCTGATTGCGGATGCGCGGCGGGATTGGCAGGAGCAGCAGCGGGAGTCGGAGAATGGCTCGGCCGAAGAGGTAGCTGTAGCGGGTGCTCGAGGTGAGTAGCCAGCAAATGATTTTGATCATCGTCGTCTCCTGGCCGCCGGGCGATCGTGTCGAGCGGATTCAATCTGCATCGTCTAGGTCCTCACTTGGCTTTTTGGTGCCGGTACAAGGTGGCCCTGCTCCAGCCGACCAGGCGCGCGGCGTCTTCGGCGGTCACGCCTTTGGCGCGGGCTTCGGCAACGACGGCGAGCTTCGCGGCGATGACCTTCGGGTCGGAGGGTGGTCGGCCGAAGCGGGTCCCGTTTTGCCGGGCCGCGACGAGGCCCGCGTTGACACGTTCGACGATGAGCTCCCGCTCGTACTCCGCCAGGGTGGCCAGCATGTTCAGCATCAGCCGGCCCGTCGAGGTCTCCGGATCAATTCCATCTGACAGAGATCGGACCAGGATCCCCCGCTCCCGCAGCAGGTTCACCGTATTTAGGACGTCAATGAGCGACCGGCCCAGCCGGTCGACGCGCCAGACAATGACGGTGTCTCCCTCGTCGGCGTACTCGAGGAGCTTCTTCATCCCGGGCCGGTCGACCGCGGTCCTGCTGCCCGAGGTGACATCAGCGAAGACATCACGTTTCTGCACCCCGGCGGCGACAAGTGCGTCGAGCTGCAGCTTCGCGTCCTGAGCCGATGTACTCACGCGGGTATAGCCAAGATGCCTCATTCAAACAGTCTGCCTCACAAAGTGCTGGCGACACGACCGTTGAGACACTTTACGGTGAGGCGACTTTCCGAGACACCCAGAGCCCCGAAATCTAGGGGAAGTACTCAAGCTCGGAAATGGGCGACTGGTTGTCTCATAAAACTATAGTTTTTCGAGACACGACCAAAGGGCGGTTGAACTGAATAGGCGTTTCACTTGAGGTAGCCCTGCGCCCGTCTTCTTCGTCCCGGCTATACGTACGCTTCCCCGGCCTGGCGCGGCCGGCCGGTCCGGAACCCTGCGTGGTGTCAGTGGACGACCGGCTATCGGAACGGTACGCAGCAGTTCGTCGCTCGCTCGCGTCCACTGATTCGCGCGTGCGCCTTAGTCTCGTTGGGCTGCGCCGGTCGTGCGAAGCTTGATCATGCGTATCGCCGATTTCCCTGTGCCAGATACTGCTGCCGCCCGTGGCGCTCAATCGCTGGCGACCCAGTACCAGTCCACCGCGCTCACCGCTCACGCCGTCCGCTCCTGGCTCTGGGCCGAAGCGTTCGCCGTCGTCGAAGAGTTGCGGGACGTCGACCACGAACTCCTGTACGTTGCTGCACTCCTCCACGACATCGGCACCGTAACTGAGTACGACAACCACATCACCTCCTACGAGCACGCCGGCGGGCACGTAGGGGTCGCGCTGACCGCCGGTGCAGGATGGTCCGCAACGCGCCGTCAACGTGTGCTTAACGTAATCGTGCGTCACAACTGGCCGACCGTAGATCCAGATCTCGACGTTGAAGGGTACTTGCTCGAGACGGCCACCGGTTTAGACATCTCCGGTGACAGGCCGGACGCGCTTCCCGAGGAGTTCCTTCGCGAGGTGCTCGCCGTGCACCCGCGCGGCCGCCTCGCGCAAGAGTTCGGCGCGTGTGTCATCGATCAGGCCGAGCGGAAGCCGACGACGGCCGCCCGACGCATCGTTGACGGTGGTGTCGTCCGCAAGCTGAAGGAGAACCCGCTCGAGCGGCTTTAGCGATACTGGCCGGAAGACTCTAGTTTATGTGACTGAGCTAACGACTATCAGGTATCGCTAATCCAGCCGTGCGCTGTCTGGTGGCCGAT
Encoded here:
- a CDS encoding recombinase family protein gives rise to the protein MRHLGYTRVSTSAQDAKLQLDALVAAGVQKRDVFADVTSGSRTAVDRPGMKKLLEYADEGDTVIVWRVDRLGRSLIDVLNTVNLLRERGILVRSLSDGIDPETSTGRLMLNMLATLAEYERELIVERVNAGLVAARQNGTRFGRPPSDPKVIAAKLAVVAEARAKGVTAEDAARLVGWSRATLYRHQKAK
- a CDS encoding HD domain-containing protein; protein product: MRIADFPVPDTAAARGAQSLATQYQSTALTAHAVRSWLWAEAFAVVEELRDVDHELLYVAALLHDIGTVTEYDNHITSYEHAGGHVGVALTAGAGWSATRRQRVLNVIVRHNWPTVDPDLDVEGYLLETATGLDISGDRPDALPEEFLREVLAVHPRGRLAQEFGACVIDQAERKPTTAARRIVDGGVVRKLKENPLERL